The following are encoded together in the Xylanivirga thermophila genome:
- a CDS encoding CBS domain-containing protein, translating into MKVKEVMTTKLTVLSPDNTVMDAAKIMQAHNIGAIPVCSEDRIVGIVTDRDIVVRNIANNGDPATTKVKDMMSPDVVTATPEMTGDEAARIMAHYKIRRLPVVDGDKLVGIVAIGDLATTRYLNDEAGQALGEISSPSRPMNMMQ; encoded by the coding sequence ATGAAGGTTAAAGAAGTTATGACTACAAAATTGACTGTTCTTTCGCCTGATAATACTGTAATGGACGCGGCAAAGATAATGCAGGCCCACAATATTGGAGCCATACCTGTATGCAGCGAAGATAGAATAGTAGGTATAGTAACCGATAGGGATATAGTAGTAAGAAATATAGCCAATAATGGAGATCCTGCCACTACAAAAGTAAAAGATATGATGTCTCCAGACGTGGTTACAGCGACGCCTGAGATGACTGGCGATGAAGCAGCTCGTATAATGGCCCATTATAAAATAAGGCGACTGCCAGTAGTTGATGGTGATAAACTGGTGGGCATAGTAGCCATAGGAGATTTAGCAACTACTAGATATTTAAATGACGAGGCTGGTCAAGCCCTCGGTGAAATATCATCGCCATCTAGGCCGATGAATATGATGCAATAG
- the tsaD gene encoding tRNA (adenosine(37)-N6)-threonylcarbamoyltransferase complex transferase subunit TsaD → MKGKEKITILALETSCDETSVAIVQNGRCVISNKIASQIPLHKVYGGVVPEIASRKHVEVINPLIDEALKEANMGFEDMDAVAVAHGPGLVGALLVGVSTAKALAYGLSVPLIGVNHIDGHISANYIENRDLVPPFLCLVVSGGHTYLIMVKDYGKYKILGETRDDAAGEAYDKVARALGLEYPGGPIIDRLAKEGDSTAVHFPRVYMDDNPYDFSFSGLKTAVINHIHNLGQKGEVYNIKDIAASFQQAVIDVLVDKTMLAAQNNSISKIAIAGGVASNAGLRRLMKDRADALGIKLYYPSPIFCTDNAAMVGCAAYYNLLKDKISDLKLNAYPNLEL, encoded by the coding sequence ATAAAAGGCAAAGAGAAAATTACCATACTGGCTTTGGAAACTTCATGTGATGAAACATCGGTAGCTATTGTACAAAATGGTAGATGTGTAATTAGCAATAAGATTGCATCGCAAATTCCCCTACATAAGGTATATGGTGGAGTGGTGCCTGAGATTGCATCTAGAAAGCATGTGGAGGTAATCAATCCATTGATAGATGAAGCCCTAAAGGAAGCAAATATGGGGTTTGAAGATATGGATGCAGTAGCAGTTGCACATGGTCCAGGTTTAGTAGGCGCCCTTCTAGTAGGAGTATCTACAGCCAAAGCACTTGCTTATGGACTTTCTGTGCCTCTTATAGGAGTTAATCATATAGATGGGCATATAAGTGCAAATTATATAGAGAATAGGGACCTTGTACCACCATTTTTGTGTTTAGTAGTATCAGGAGGGCACACATATCTTATAATGGTAAAGGATTATGGGAAGTATAAGATATTAGGCGAAACAAGGGACGATGCTGCTGGAGAAGCATATGATAAAGTGGCTAGAGCATTAGGATTAGAATATCCAGGTGGTCCCATAATAGATAGATTGGCTAAAGAAGGGGATAGTACGGCAGTACATTTTCCTAGAGTATATATGGATGATAATCCATATGATTTCAGCTTTAGTGGCCTTAAAACTGCGGTTATAAATCATATCCATAATCTTGGGCAAAAGGGAGAAGTATATAATATAAAGGATATAGCTGCTAGTTTTCAGCAGGCGGTGATAGATGTATTGGTAGATAAGACCATGCTTGCAGCACAAAATAATTCTATAAGCAAAATAGCCATTGCTGGAGGTGTTGCATCTAATGCGGGTCTTAGAAGGCTTATGAAAGATAGGGCAGATGCACTAGGTATAAAGCTATATTATCCATCACCCATATTTTGTACAGATAATGCAGCAATGGTAGGATGCGCAGCTTATTATAATTTGTTAAAGGATAAGATTAGCGATTTAAAACTAAATGCATATCCGAATTTAGAATTATAA